DNA sequence from the Leguminivora glycinivorella isolate SPB_JAAS2020 chromosome 13, LegGlyc_1.1, whole genome shotgun sequence genome:
tttatcatattattttttaaacaaatggttcaaaagttagaggggggggggacacacactttttttcctttaagagcgattatttccgaaaatattaaatttatcaaaaaacgattttagtaaacccttatttatttttaaattcctatccaacaatatatcacacgttggggtaggaatgaaaaaaaaaaatcagtccccactttacatgtagggggggtaccctaacaaaacatttttttccactttttattttaccactttgtcggcgtgattgatatacatattagtaccaaatttcagctttctagtgctaacggttactgagattatccgcggacggacggacgaacggacggacagacagacatggcgaaactataagggttcctagttgactacggaatcctaaaaacaataaatagctTTAAACCATATCCATAAAGATTAGACTACATTTCGATAATAGGTTTATCACATAAGGTTTAAAAGATATACTATCAAAGCCATTATTTAGTTCATAGACATATTGAAAACAAGTAAGTGGCCTtagaaattaatattttttcgttacaaattaattaatttgtaatatttttgtgCAAGTCTCTTATAACTAAGCATAATCTATTTGTAtaaatcaaaacaaaacatgGTAAAATTAACCAAAACCTgaagtttataatttttatagtttaatttcatttgatattatgATTGTAGGTTTTCAGTTAAATCCCATTTTAATGTCCCTTTTAAATGtttgattttatttgaaaaagtaataaaaattaacaaaattgTTGTGACCAGTGTGTATAATTGTCATTCGTCACCCTATTTCACAGCCGTTTTAAATACACCAAACATTTGGTtgcgaaaaatatattatgtctgtgcactgtgataCGCTAttccaacaaaaaaaaaaccggccaagtgcgagtcgggctcgcgcacaaagggttccgtagcagcaaatataataaacttattatgtcaatttatacacctgccaaaattacagttaaatcaacctatctcaaaaactataagagatactttgatcaaaccaaaaatcgttgaaagagttaattagcatgcatcacctctattttttttagaattttataccccgtagttataaaaatagagggggggggacatactttttacgactttgagagctgatatctcaaaaaccgttcactttaagaaaaatgttttttagaaaactttatatcattttaaaagacctttccattgataccccacacgggtatgtacatcgaaaaaaaaattttcatccctcagttacatgtatggggggccccacccccaattcttttttttactatttagtgtcataattttgtagcggttcatacaacacatattcccatcaaatttcatcactgtagtacttatagtttccgagtaaatcggctgtgacagacggacagacggacagacggacagacggacagacggacatgacgaaactataagggttccgtttttgccattttggctacggaaccctaaaaaaacagaGTAGTTCCCTAAccgtatgtaagtacctacaattgcttattttacttttttttttcaggacaATATGTTAAAACTACTAGCCACCTTGCTTTTATTAAGCAGCTATGCAAATAGTGAAAAGTTCAATTTCACAAATTACGCCCTATACAGGGTAACCCCGAGCACCGCTGAAGAACTAGAAATACTAAATTCCATGCTATCTAACCCTCAGTTAGATTTCTTCGAAGATCCAGTAATTGTCAATGAAATGGTCAGCGTAGTAACATCACCTGGATACAGAAAAACGTTTGATGATATATTAAAAGCAAATAGTATTGATGCTGAAGTTACTATTGAAAATATACAAACGTAAGTAATTTAAGCATGATCccctaaaacataatattacatAGGACTTATTGACCAGTGAGAAGATATAGGTAACGCACGGAAAATAATGGTCACACAGAGATGAGagtatatattaaaaataaaattcagggTCAAACGCGATTAGCCAACCTTTTGTATCACATGATTGTTTGATCAGTGAAAAGATGATTCAACTTTTTTTTCTCAATTCAACTCAATTTAAGATGTTTCTGTTTGTAGGGTAATTGACAACGAAAAACACGGCAAATATATTCAACGCAATGTGCAATCTATGACATGggacgcgtactatcctttggaGGACATATACTCTTGGCTTGATGACATAGCTGCTGACAACAGTGAtatagttacaataataaaagGAGGAGAGTCATATGAACGAAGAGAAATTAAAGGAGTTAAAATTTCTCACGGTAGCGGTAGAAAGTCCATATTTATTGAAGGAGGTATACATGCTAGAGAATGGATAGCTGACGCAACAGTAAACTACATTATTACTCAGCTCTTGTATAGTGAAGATCCGGAAGCGCAAGCTGCTGCTAGAGATTTCGATTGGTACATATTTCCCTGCACAAACCCTGATGGTTATGTTTGGACATGGACAGACGTAAGTTTCTATACCTATGTGTTAAATAACatattgcattttttttattattatagcgaagattttttttttatgttttggtttcTATTTTAGTTCAGACTGTGGCGTAAAAACAGGCGTCCCGTTGGAACTGAATTTGGAATTGATTTAAACAGAAATTGGGACAGCAATTGGATGCGTAAGTAACTTTtgtgttaaataaatgaaaaatagtACCGCAAATGTAAGCAGAATTAACATTAAGTAATCATTATATGTTACGAttccaataaaaataaatgataaaaaggATGTGTCAATATTACAGTCGAAAACTAAACCTTATAATTATCTCTCTGATTTGCGAGGTCTATAGTGCCTATACTTATTTTGATCTAAACTATCCTGCAGAACTTTGCAGAAAGAGTTAATTGACTGGTGAAATAATTAGAATGAAAAATGTTTGTCTTTACAGTTAAAGGTTCCAGCAATGATCCTTCTAGCGACATCTATGCTGGTACCGGTCCGTTTTCCGAACCCGAAGCAAGTTCTTTAGCCGCCTATATAGAAAGCGTTGCAGAAAATATGGAAATGTATATCAGCTTCCATTCTGCGGGGCAAATGCTTATGGTTCCTTACGGAAATACTACTGACCGGTTGGACAATTATGAAGATTCGGTAATTATTAATTCATACTGATCCTCGTAAGTTGATTTTTGAAACGAACTTACATCATTAGTTAGGTTCTAGTGCGAAAatattttccttcgtatttttacggaaacgtagtacgtgtcatgctattttagtcagtctcagtacaaaacTTACTGACTACTGATACAGTCTGAACTAGCataacaaatacgaacgtttccgtaaaaactttttaacaaaaaataaaaccgccttcaaaaataagcgcgttacaaaacacctGTACCTCTAATGTAGGAAGTCGTTCTTTTAATTTTACCTTTTGTATTATACAGATATcatgaaaaattacaattttatggaGAAAGTGACCAGAGGGCCAAATTTTTACCTACtgcaataaaatatacatataatttttCCGCAACATTTTTACGCTATCGCGATAACTTACCTACGTATTAAAAAACGTGCTAGTCACACTGATTaagattataaaattataagtagACAACAAGTGAttaatgtacagtgagctgaaaaagtgcatggcgaatttatcaacgaaattcattcataatttgtcCATGCGATTTCGTAGCTCACTTACCAACTccttatttttgtacttttgtgGGTGTCGGCGTCGTAGAAGTaatctgtgggatatgggttaaattgtggcgtcaGCGATAGGCTGGCACCCTGTCACTTCTATATcacttcagtatttttttcaactccttagttgccaagagtggcactgaagcttgagcggtttcatgtactctgcccTTACGTTTGGGAATATAGGCAAGACCTTATGTATGTTTACAAAGTCCCTTTTTTATGgttaatttataatttgtgttcttttttttattacaggtgAAAATCGCCCGCAGAGCTATAAGCTCTTTGACAGTGCGATACGGAACGCAATATGTGGCTGGCAATGTGGCTGAAGTAGTTTGTAAGTAATTTTCATATAGTCGTATTTTATTGTCTATTAAATGCTAGtcacataaatctttaaaaaacgcTATAAACATGTAAACACAGTTAATGAAAGGTTTCTGCGTACAATGCTAAAATTGTTTTATCTCTAGGAGGCTTTAGGACCCAAGGATAGATTTAAGACAAAAAGTCGCCaagattaatttttttatagctaATGGAAGTTGCGGTCAGTCACTTGACTTTTTTGAACTTCTGAAATAGCCAATAACggtaacggttttttttttagatgaagCAACGGGAGCTAGTACAGACTGGGTAAAAGAAAAACTACGTATACCTCTCTCGTACACCTATGAACTTCGAGACCTTGGT
Encoded proteins:
- the LOC125232752 gene encoding zinc carboxypeptidase-like isoform X1, giving the protein MRDNMLKLLATLLLLSSYANSEKFNFTNYALYRVTPSTAEELEILNSMLSNPQLDFFEDPVIVNEMVSVVTSPGYRKTFDDILKANSIDAEVTIENIQTVIDNEKHGKYIQRNVQSMTWDAYYPLEDIYSWLDDIAADNSDIVTIIKGGESYERREIKGVKISHGSGRKSIFIEGGIHAREWIADATVNYIITQLLYSEDPEAQAAARDFDWYIFPCTNPDGYVWTWTDFRLWRKNRRPVGTEFGIDLNRNWDSNWMLKGSSNDPSSDIYAGTGPFSEPEASSLAAYIESVAENMEMYISFHSAGQMLMVPYGNTTDRLDNYEDSVKIARRAISSLTVRYGTQYVAGNVAEVVYEATGASTDWVKEKLRIPLSYTYELRDLGEYGHLLPAEQILPNNEEIWDSVLALIREGRALGYFNSASIISGSFASRSRF